The Mytilus edulis chromosome 12, xbMytEdul2.2, whole genome shotgun sequence genome contains a region encoding:
- the LOC139497628 gene encoding uncharacterized protein → MASNSPSRSTKRKAQVIMACQLCKGTLPLKRKCMECDILICDNCDTNVHGGHETIDINDIHFTEPKPKEIKLTKLNTYATNLPFVQRLVTTGINSMWITCLRTTTLQEMQITGKLTQIRGYNDKFVYDMAVSKTDDLLFTIRKDTKLYCLSKIEQINVIRDFKPLLPKAIHVSDDNIIVSTRDIGDAFPLTEHSRRQIVVLHQTGKRRMTVIEYDQHNKRLFSIIGSVQMDNMDNIYGVDCVTCNGIGRIVKVVKKSITWIYEGNSGINTEVKAFSPRDLTISHSGNVIVADNLTHSLHILSEEGILIKCCKMEDINIMFPLSLEINSSGILWLGCDTSKYSKENAKIYKLDITGC, encoded by the coding sequence ATGGCGTCGAATTCACCGAGTCGCAGTACTAAGAGGAAAGCTCAAGTAATCATGGCTTGTCAATTATGTAAAGGAACATTACCGTTGAAACGGAAATGTATGGAATGTGATATATTAATATGTGATAACTGTGACACAAACGTCCACGGAGGACATGAGACAATCGATATTAATGATATACACTTCACCGAGCCTAAACCTAAAGaaattaaattaacaaaacttaatACGTATGCTACTAATCTCCCTTTTGTTCAGCGACTTGTAACAACAGGAATAAATTCCATGTGGATAACTTGTTTGAGAACAACAACTCTCCAGGAAATGCAAATAACAGGGAAATTGACACAAATACGGGGATACAACGATAAATTTGTATATGATATGGCAGTATCAAAAACCGATGATCTACTGTTTACTATACGAAAAGACACCAAACTTTATTGTCTTAgcaaaatagaacaaataaatgTTATTCGTGATTTTAAACCTCTTTTACCTAAAGCTATCCATGTAAGTGATGATAATATAATCGTAAGTACAAGAGATATAGGAGACGCGTTCCCTCTCACAGAACACAGTCGTCGTCAGATTGTTGTTCTTCATCAAACTGGAAAGCGAAGgatgaccgttattgaatatgaTCAACATAACAAGCGTTTATTTTCTATTATCGGTAGTGTGCAAATGGATAACATGGACAATATATATGGTGTAGATTGTGTAACATGTAATGGCATTGGCAGAATAGTGAAAGTTGTAAAAAAGTCGATTACGTGGATCTATGAAGGAAATTCAGGCATAAACACAGAAGTAAAGGCCTTCAGCCCGAGAGATTTAACAATTTCACATTCGGGAAATGTGATTGTAGCTGATAACCTCACTCACTCATTGCATATTCTATCAGAAGAGGGAATTCTTATAAAGTGTTGTAAGATGGAAGACATTAATATAATGTTTCCGTTAAGTCTAGAAATTAATTCAAGTGGGATCCTGTGGTTAGGATGTGATACAAGCAAATATTCAAAAGAGAATGCTAAAATCTACAAACTAGATATAACTGGTTGTTAA